In Malus sylvestris chromosome 15, drMalSylv7.2, whole genome shotgun sequence, a single genomic region encodes these proteins:
- the LOC126605556 gene encoding histone-lysine N-methyltransferase SUVR5-like codes for MAYMNGLVRLERERNIRPDAEIDAFMKSLQLRCVYACFVCCPETCDHVYLFDNDYDDSKDIYRKSMRCRFPYDQRCRLILEPFKPWKAINMPCCKQAHKKAFAR; via the exons ATGGCATACATGAATGGTTTAGTACGGTTAGAGAGGGAAAGGAACATAAGGCCGGATGCAGAAATTGATGCATTTATGAAG AGTTTGCAATTGAGGTGTGTATACGCGTGTTTTGTATGTTGTCCTGAAACATGTGATCATGTTTACCTTTTTGATAATGACTATGATGATTCAAAAGATATCTACAGGAAATCCATGCGTTGCAGATTCCCATATGATCAGAGATGTCGACTTATCTTGGAG CCATTTAAACCCTGGAAAGCAATAAATATGCCGTGTTGCAAACAAGCACATAAAAAAGCATTTGCTAGATAG